One genomic window of Trichlorobacter lovleyi includes the following:
- a CDS encoding methyl-accepting chemotaxis protein, with the protein MAKNLGFGSQLIRILLVSGILLSLAGGLARQIPPDGLRFFFAINALIYLAVFLVLAARKLATRVKRLAAVMDQAAEGNLTVRGEDLSADEVGMLNSNFNEMLERLGGVVTSIRSAVDELRMIGGNVGTVAAQGLSLAEGQKDTADRTKAAARQIRQSVEEVTSSVEGLSGAAGTNAASIQQMVSSTVEINQLVEELLRSVELVSDSIVRMADGQNEINGNVHHLMENATRTTVLVADMERSVRQIEESAQATARISFDVLRDAELGNTSVESTISGIHQIRSASHTVQQAIGNLSVYAASIGTILQVIDEVTEQTKLLALNASIIAAQAGEHGKGFGVVAHEIKELARRTTASTREIAEIVNGVKEETDKAVMAITLSEQAVVEGEQLSHRSGEALHKIVKGVKIATEQVNEIASATEQHAQQGEKMRLAMEEMGAMVEQIVRSSSHQTRDAEVINQASASMRQLATNVHINARSHNDAGSAIADSTETIVRMIEEIRRACMVQLEGSEQIVHTAEEMEKAATGNLKTTRVMEEAVSGLSRQIRGLEQEMAGFKTVS; encoded by the coding sequence ATGGCAAAGAACCTCGGATTTGGATCTCAGCTCATCAGAATTCTGCTTGTTAGCGGCATCCTGCTCTCGCTCGCCGGTGGTCTTGCAAGGCAGATCCCCCCGGATGGACTGCGCTTTTTCTTTGCCATCAATGCGCTGATCTATCTGGCGGTCTTTCTGGTACTGGCTGCCCGCAAGCTGGCAACACGGGTCAAACGTCTGGCTGCTGTCATGGATCAGGCTGCCGAAGGGAATCTCACGGTACGGGGTGAAGACCTTTCGGCTGATGAAGTGGGGATGCTGAACAGTAACTTCAATGAGATGCTGGAACGTCTGGGAGGCGTTGTGACCAGCATCCGCAGTGCGGTTGATGAACTGCGGATGATCGGTGGTAATGTCGGTACTGTCGCGGCCCAGGGGCTGTCGCTGGCCGAAGGGCAAAAGGATACGGCTGACCGGACCAAGGCGGCTGCCCGCCAGATCAGGCAGTCAGTGGAGGAGGTGACCTCGTCGGTGGAGGGGCTTTCCGGTGCAGCCGGCACCAATGCCGCCTCTATCCAGCAGATGGTCTCCAGTACCGTGGAAATAAATCAACTGGTGGAAGAACTGCTCCGTTCGGTTGAGCTGGTCAGTGATTCCATTGTCAGGATGGCTGACGGCCAGAACGAGATCAACGGCAATGTGCATCATCTGATGGAAAACGCCACCCGTACCACCGTGCTGGTGGCAGACATGGAACGTTCGGTGCGCCAGATCGAGGAGAGCGCCCAGGCCACGGCCCGTATCTCGTTTGATGTGTTGCGGGACGCGGAATTGGGCAATACCTCCGTTGAGAGCACCATCAGCGGTATCCATCAGATTCGCAGCGCCTCCCACACGGTACAGCAGGCGATCGGCAACCTTTCGGTGTATGCCGCCAGCATCGGTACCATTTTGCAGGTGATTGACGAGGTGACGGAGCAGACCAAACTGCTGGCCCTGAACGCCTCGATCATTGCAGCCCAAGCCGGGGAGCATGGCAAAGGTTTTGGCGTGGTGGCCCATGAGATCAAGGAACTGGCCCGCCGGACCACGGCTTCAACCCGTGAGATTGCCGAGATCGTCAATGGCGTGAAGGAAGAGACCGACAAGGCGGTTATGGCGATTACCCTTTCGGAGCAGGCCGTGGTGGAGGGGGAACAGCTTTCGCACCGTTCCGGTGAGGCCTTGCATAAGATCGTCAAAGGGGTCAAGATCGCCACCGAGCAGGTCAACGAGATCGCATCGGCCACGGAGCAGCATGCCCAGCAGGGTGAAAAGATGCGGCTTGCCATGGAAGAGATGGGGGCCATGGTTGAACAGATTGTACGCTCTTCAAGTCACCAGACCCGGGATGCCGAGGTGATCAACCAGGCCTCTGCCAGCATGCGCCAGCTGGCCACCAATGTCCATATCAATGCCCGTTCCCACAACGATGCCGGGTCTGCCATTGCCGACTCAACCGAGACCATTGTCAGGATGATCGAAGAGATCAGGCGGGCCTGCATGGTGCAGCTGGAGGGCAGTGAACAGATCGTCCATACGGCAGAAGAGATGGAAAAAGCGGCAACCGGCAACCTCAAGACCACCCGGGTAATGGAGGAGGCGGTCAGCGGTCTTTCGCGTCAAATCAGGGGCCTTGAACAGGAAATGGCAGGGTTTAAGACCGTATCCTGA
- a CDS encoding HEAT repeat domain-containing protein: protein MLDDVMTAQTANTLGELVLHSHESGSSDLMIALPPESLHSPQESSDEIQIDGNSVVFASIEGRNRFLASYLFDKHKAQFQLDPSQWLHKANDVWRHEIGSSDRVAGRLLALAHNTEDILLVAASAIVDGSIEVFTVLHVVEAALPYFLRIEPASIIQLCDVQHEKTKNDLMAGAFLSQLQKKLSNMPESCRLLHSLLQEKISQSTVALHPTTLLALASQNAEESLRLAIEDTKSENVILRRAAIWTLGRLLVCNLIKKTEFASAVEIITLNISHADEQVRRTAIYAAAESVSITRKFDPLLLKMAKTGEQEVLAALSHHLFMNTKDLADKDIFKKYIRQLCKLTPTFKGAVDNFDFILAHLLADKVQQQFVLSCLSEWVARNGHEIPRDTSFPELFDSTVFELLKRPELLSQIITEWLSSDDRKHAAAVAGLLSKLWVHGFKNPEFDTTLLSTFNKADFLFLVRRLLGFVNSEDHLLSLTISLLKSTNLQDWKLGFVHTVLAEEVGMDYPDSTMKRLEQEKSQTSDPKIVELYSRVIHQITSHIDAIEALPRIEELKPPPDVQRLFASAHSKQMNVVAKEARKKSIVSQIFTEIPMKGGSGWFSFRDGGYTEASNLIPHSHSIALPRRHVLDAVGYEIRHMGFRLARRGVE, encoded by the coding sequence ATGCTCGATGACGTGATGACAGCACAGACAGCTAACACGCTTGGCGAATTGGTACTTCACTCTCACGAGAGTGGCAGTTCTGATCTGATGATTGCCCTGCCTCCCGAAAGCCTACATTCGCCTCAAGAGAGTTCAGATGAAATTCAGATAGACGGAAATTCAGTAGTTTTTGCGTCAATCGAGGGACGCAACCGTTTTTTGGCTTCATATTTATTTGATAAACATAAGGCGCAATTTCAATTAGATCCGAGTCAATGGCTGCACAAGGCTAATGACGTCTGGCGTCATGAAATTGGTTCATCGGATAGAGTAGCTGGCCGCTTACTGGCATTAGCGCATAACACAGAAGATATTCTCCTGGTTGCGGCAAGCGCAATTGTTGATGGTAGCATTGAAGTATTTACTGTTCTACACGTTGTTGAGGCTGCTCTACCTTACTTTCTTAGGATCGAGCCAGCATCGATTATCCAACTTTGCGATGTTCAGCATGAAAAAACGAAAAATGATCTTATGGCTGGCGCTTTTCTAAGCCAACTGCAGAAAAAATTGAGCAACATGCCTGAATCATGTCGTTTGCTACATTCACTTCTGCAGGAGAAAATTTCTCAGAGCACAGTAGCTCTCCATCCGACCACACTCCTTGCTCTCGCATCACAGAATGCCGAAGAGTCGTTAAGACTAGCCATTGAAGACACAAAATCAGAAAACGTTATTCTCAGAAGAGCAGCTATATGGACTTTAGGTCGGTTACTAGTCTGTAATCTGATCAAGAAAACAGAATTCGCTTCTGCTGTTGAAATTATCACCTTGAACATCTCGCATGCAGACGAGCAGGTCCGTAGAACTGCAATCTATGCCGCTGCTGAATCAGTCTCAATAACAAGAAAATTTGATCCCCTACTTTTAAAAATGGCAAAAACAGGGGAACAGGAAGTATTGGCAGCACTTTCCCATCACTTGTTCATGAACACGAAAGACTTGGCAGATAAAGACATTTTTAAGAAATATATACGCCAATTATGCAAGCTAACACCGACATTCAAGGGAGCTGTTGATAATTTTGATTTTATTTTAGCGCATTTGCTAGCTGATAAGGTGCAACAACAATTTGTACTCTCGTGTCTTTCGGAGTGGGTTGCAAGAAATGGCCATGAAATTCCAAGAGATACAAGCTTTCCAGAATTGTTTGATTCTACTGTATTTGAATTGCTAAAGCGTCCAGAATTGCTTTCGCAAATAATTACGGAATGGTTGTCATCAGATGATAGAAAGCATGCTGCAGCCGTAGCAGGACTACTTTCGAAACTATGGGTACATGGCTTTAAAAATCCAGAGTTCGACACAACGTTGTTAAGCACTTTCAATAAAGCTGATTTTCTTTTCTTGGTAAGGCGGTTACTTGGTTTTGTTAACTCGGAGGATCATCTACTATCGCTTACCATTTCTCTTCTAAAATCGACGAATCTTCAAGATTGGAAGCTGGGGTTTGTGCATACAGTTTTGGCTGAAGAAGTAGGTATGGATTATCCAGATTCAACGATGAAGAGGTTGGAGCAAGAGAAGTCCCAAACTTCCGATCCAAAAATTGTTGAGCTGTATTCAAGAGTTATTCATCAAATTACCAGCCACATCGATGCAATTGAGGCACTCCCCAGAATTGAAGAATTAAAACCACCTCCCGATGTGCAACGCCTGTTTGCAAGTGCTCATTCCAAACAGATGAATGTAGTGGCAAAAGAAGCAAGAAAAAAGTCGATAGTTAGTCAGATTTTCACGGAGATTCCCATGAAGGGCGGTAGCGGATGGTTCAGCTTTCGGGATGGTGGTTATACTGAAGCCAGTAACCTTATCCCGCATTCCCATTCTATTGCGCTACCACGACGCCACGTTCTTGATGCAGTTGGTTATGAAATCAGGCACATGGGCTTTCGCCTGGCAAGGCGTGGTGTAGAATGA
- a CDS encoding toll/interleukin-1 receptor domain-containing protein: protein MPTIFFSYSHADEALRDEQEKHLSILKRQGLIEVWHDRRIGAGNDFAREISANLETADIILLLVSSDFLSSDYCYDIEMTRAMERHERGEAIIIPVILRPCSWHKAPFGKILAATKDGKAITKYPTLDDGFLEVANAIEKAVETLTPSNQIKKSVIPVGDTTSPTAVVLRSSNLRITRQFSDHDKDDFLESAFNVICNYLEGSLEELAQRNQGIQTRGTRVDVRHFSAKIYCNGQQVSGCRIWYGGRSSFSSGILYSNNPDLNTDTTYNESLSVESDGYSLYLKPLGMPHYGKVSGKQLTEEGASEYLWELLIGPLQR from the coding sequence ATGCCAACAATATTTTTCTCATATTCACACGCAGATGAGGCCTTGCGTGACGAACAGGAAAAACATCTTTCCATTTTGAAGCGGCAGGGGCTGATTGAAGTATGGCATGACCGGCGCATTGGAGCTGGTAATGACTTTGCCAGAGAGATTAGCGCCAACCTCGAAACGGCTGATATCATCTTGCTTCTCGTTAGTTCTGACTTTCTCAGTTCCGATTACTGCTATGACATTGAGATGACTCGTGCGATGGAACGGCATGAACGTGGCGAGGCTATCATTATACCGGTCATTCTAAGACCATGCAGTTGGCACAAGGCACCATTTGGAAAGATACTTGCCGCAACAAAAGATGGCAAAGCAATTACAAAATACCCTACTCTTGATGATGGGTTTCTGGAAGTTGCAAATGCTATTGAGAAGGCAGTAGAAACACTCACCCCTAGTAACCAGATAAAAAAATCAGTGATTCCTGTAGGTGACACCACTTCACCAACAGCCGTTGTTCTTCGCTCAAGCAATCTGCGCATTACCCGCCAATTTTCTGACCACGATAAAGATGATTTTTTGGAATCAGCTTTCAATGTTATCTGCAATTATCTTGAAGGTTCGTTAGAAGAGCTTGCACAGCGCAATCAGGGAATACAGACACGAGGGACGCGCGTTGATGTGCGTCACTTTTCGGCAAAGATTTATTGTAATGGGCAGCAGGTATCTGGTTGCAGAATATGGTATGGCGGCAGAAGCTCTTTTTCTAGTGGTATCCTCTATTCCAACAATCCTGATTTAAATACAGATACGACATACAATGAATCACTTTCGGTTGAGAGTGATGGGTATTCTTTATATCTGAAACCACTTGGCATGCCGCATTATGGAAAAGTTTCCGGAAAACAGCTTACTGAAGAAGGAGCGTCAGAATATTTATGGGAATTGTTGATTGGGCCGCTTCAGAGGTAA
- a CDS encoding ImmA/IrrE family metallo-endopeptidase: MIPANYPLARNMARKVLKQYKIVDVPTDLRKICEGEGLEYMELDDPEAVDGMLMELEDGTRVAMVNRAKAYVRGRFTLAHELGHIFLRHDKRDFYDAEVAREYGEDMPESAKPPWEQEADAFAAELLIPQEQLKKYQAELKNPEKLAGIFQVSRPAMTIAVANFFGSAKNLR; encoded by the coding sequence ATGATTCCGGCCAATTATCCACTGGCGCGAAACATGGCGCGCAAGGTGCTGAAGCAGTACAAGATCGTGGATGTTCCCACCGACCTGCGTAAAATCTGCGAGGGTGAGGGGTTGGAGTATATGGAACTTGACGACCCCGAAGCCGTTGACGGGATGCTGATGGAACTGGAGGACGGAACGCGGGTTGCCATGGTGAACAGGGCAAAAGCCTACGTGAGGGGCCGTTTTACCCTGGCTCACGAGTTGGGGCATATTTTTCTCAGACACGATAAGCGGGATTTTTACGATGCCGAAGTGGCGCGGGAATATGGCGAGGATATGCCGGAAAGCGCCAAGCCGCCATGGGAGCAGGAAGCGGACGCCTTTGCCGCTGAGTTGCTCATTCCGCAGGAACAGTTGAAGAAGTATCAGGCGGAGTTGAAGAATCCGGAGAAATTGGCGGGGATTTTTCAGGTGAGCAGACCGGCGATGACTATTGCGGTGGCGAATTTTTTCGGGTCGGCGAAGAATTTAAGGTAA
- a CDS encoding type II toxin-antitoxin system MqsA family antitoxin, with protein MICTNCFNADYKTSTTDLTVTVNGESHLLRDLACETCPACGEVTFTHGQSLEIDKQRVALEFGLKPLLTPEQLKTVRRVLNMKLDEICDLLQIGRNSYGRWERGEVAITPSMNLLVHNFIEKFPDAKVNLIPSERIAAISKVNSSLLDQYLSFGEYIREVINATRLLPDLVCASLEIEPAILTRIENNDFAPEQISPDVTARIVQFFGLTLDNLKRLLNATLSIVSMKNSATVVHARSTSYDAKGAAAQSRTVNMMLEKLAQKRGESAQQKLVSDDYLVKVQAALDALPQAGGTR; from the coding sequence ATGATCTGCACCAACTGTTTTAACGCTGACTATAAGACTTCAACGACCGATCTCACAGTGACGGTTAATGGCGAGTCGCACCTGTTACGTGACCTTGCCTGCGAAACTTGCCCCGCCTGTGGGGAAGTTACGTTCACCCATGGGCAGAGCCTGGAAATTGACAAGCAGCGAGTTGCTCTGGAGTTCGGATTGAAACCACTCCTCACACCGGAACAACTGAAGACGGTGCGCCGGGTGCTAAACATGAAGCTGGACGAAATCTGCGACCTGCTGCAGATCGGCCGCAACTCCTATGGCCGTTGGGAGCGTGGTGAGGTTGCCATCACCCCCTCCATGAACCTTCTAGTGCATAACTTCATTGAGAAGTTCCCCGATGCCAAGGTTAACCTGATTCCGTCGGAGCGCATCGCCGCCATCAGTAAAGTGAACAGCTCCCTGCTTGATCAGTATCTTTCCTTTGGGGAGTATATTCGCGAGGTAATCAATGCGACCAGACTCCTGCCAGATCTGGTCTGTGCCTCACTGGAGATTGAACCGGCCATCCTGACTCGTATTGAAAACAATGATTTTGCCCCGGAACAGATTTCTCCCGATGTAACCGCACGGATTGTCCAGTTTTTCGGATTGACGCTCGATAACCTCAAGCGACTACTCAACGCCACCTTATCAATCGTCTCAATGAAGAACTCGGCAACCGTTGTCCATGCACGTTCCACCAGTTACGACGCCAAGGGGGCGGCTGCCCAGTCACGCACTGTCAACATGATGCTGGAAAAACTAGCGCAGAAAAGAGGCGAGTCGGCACAGCAGAAGCTGGTCAGTGACGACTACCTGGTAAAGGTACAGGCTGCTCTTGATGCTCTGCCGCAAGCGGGAGGAACGCGATGA